Proteins co-encoded in one Flavobacterium fluviale genomic window:
- a CDS encoding LETM1-related biofilm-associated protein yields MINPSAPGWIDKFFNEQKFSEAIPFETVDYFYYKVRETGFIYGHIIAIDSQFPIPIKGWFKTEISKVALLNTLYHVFCLEKRNSEPKNFISEVLKFYKRMNPEGFNLFKILLPKDTPSLSLETIIDQRVQTNDSIISKNFSHLVTNALLFIDVLAFRQYLEHGEIPEKYLKRIEETVLGIVGLALKTKTVKSVHDDLLIKLFEASIRYSKFSKVTVETLETLQLDYFSNKLEQYYLIDMAGMALWSDGVVENEEAYFLYSLGSMMGVTDEFTAKSIATTNTFITTHKSKIPYFNYSNPVKHFYDQMTHSVIKLITRNKNRLVREIMQSKELVVLLAYSTTRDLDAKEKKKVKKQLLDICKTIPSLTIFLLPGGSLLLPILIKFIPTMLPSAFNENLDENE; encoded by the coding sequence ATGATTAACCCATCAGCACCAGGCTGGATAGATAAGTTTTTTAACGAACAGAAGTTTTCAGAAGCAATTCCTTTTGAAACTGTAGATTACTTTTACTATAAAGTAAGAGAGACTGGATTTATTTATGGTCATATTATTGCTATAGATTCGCAGTTTCCTATTCCTATAAAAGGGTGGTTTAAAACCGAAATTTCTAAAGTGGCTTTGCTTAATACGCTCTATCATGTTTTTTGTTTAGAGAAAAGAAATTCGGAACCTAAAAATTTTATATCAGAAGTTTTAAAGTTTTACAAACGAATGAATCCGGAAGGATTTAACTTGTTTAAAATTTTACTTCCAAAAGATACTCCTTCTCTTTCCTTAGAAACTATTATTGATCAAAGGGTTCAGACAAATGACAGCATTATCAGCAAAAACTTTTCGCATTTGGTAACCAATGCCTTGTTGTTTATTGATGTTCTGGCTTTTAGACAATATTTGGAACACGGCGAAATTCCAGAGAAATACCTAAAACGTATTGAAGAAACGGTTCTGGGTATTGTTGGCTTAGCGCTGAAAACCAAAACAGTAAAATCAGTTCACGACGATTTATTGATTAAATTGTTCGAAGCCTCTATTCGATATTCGAAATTTTCGAAAGTTACAGTCGAAACTTTAGAGACTTTACAATTGGATTATTTCAGCAACAAACTAGAACAATATTATTTGATTGATATGGCTGGAATGGCTCTTTGGAGCGATGGTGTTGTTGAAAATGAAGAAGCCTACTTTCTATATTCTTTAGGTTCGATGATGGGCGTAACCGATGAATTTACAGCTAAAAGTATTGCTACAACAAATACTTTTATCACAACTCATAAAAGTAAAATTCCATACTTCAATTACTCGAATCCGGTTAAACACTTTTACGATCAAATGACGCACAGCGTTATAAAATTGATTACAAGAAACAAAAACCGATTGGTAAGAGAAATTATGCAGAGTAAAGAATTAGTAGTTTTACTAGCATATTCTACAACGAGAGATTTGGATGCAAAGGAAAAAAAGAAAGTCAAGAAACAGCTTTTGGACATTTGTAAAACCATTCCATCACTTACTATATTTTTACTTCCTGGCGGAAGTTTATTATTACCGATATTAATCAAGTTTATCCCAACAATGCTTCCCTCTGCATTTAATGAGAATCTTGACGAAAACGAATAA
- the can gene encoding carbonate dehydratase, with protein MRKFYEQLLENNKKWVENSLALDPNYFADLAKGQSPPLLWIGCSDSRVPANEIVGAKPGEVFVHRNIANMVVHSDMNMLSVLDYAVNVLKVKHVIVCGHYGCGGVKAAMGNMSVGIIDNWIRHIKDEYRLHDKYLNSIEDETERFNAFVEINAKEQVYNLAKTSIVQGAWKNGQDLMLHGWVYGLNSGFVTDLNVNISSNDELDEVYQLSNL; from the coding sequence ATGAGAAAATTTTATGAGCAGTTATTAGAAAACAATAAAAAGTGGGTTGAGAATTCATTGGCTTTGGATCCAAATTATTTTGCTGATTTAGCAAAAGGACAGTCACCACCATTATTATGGATTGGATGTTCTGACAGCCGTGTTCCAGCAAACGAAATCGTAGGTGCAAAGCCAGGTGAAGTTTTTGTTCACCGTAACATTGCAAACATGGTTGTGCATTCTGATATGAATATGCTGAGTGTTCTGGATTATGCGGTAAATGTATTAAAAGTAAAACACGTTATCGTATGCGGGCACTACGGATGTGGAGGTGTAAAGGCAGCAATGGGAAATATGTCTGTTGGAATTATTGACAACTGGATTCGCCATATTAAAGATGAATACCGTTTGCACGATAAATATTTGAATTCAATAGAAGATGAAACAGAGCGTTTTAATGCTTTTGTAGAAATCAACGCAAAAGAGCAAGTTTACAATTTAGCTAAAACTTCAATTGTTCAGGGAGCTTGGAAAAACGGTCAGGATTTAATGCTTCACGGATGGGTTTACGGTTTAAATTCTGGTTTTGTAACCGATTTAAATGTGAATATCTCTTCGAATGATGAATTAGACGAAGTTTACCAGCTTAGTAATTTATAA
- a CDS encoding SulP family inorganic anion transporter: MTKKINLFANLKSDFASGLVVFLVALPLCLGIAMASGAPLFSGIIAGVVGGIVVGYLSQSHISVSGPAAGLTAIILTAITDLGAFDVFLMSVFIAGLIQLALGFLKAGSISNYFPTNVIEGMLAGIGIIIILKQIPHAFGYDADFEGDQAFIQNDGSNSFSFLFDVLNHIQLGAVVVSLISFVILLSWEKVPFLKRIKLVPGALVAVIAGVVLNEIFVSTGSTLAIAKEHLVSLPVPKSFDDFKSIIIMPNFASVTNPQVWVVAVTIAIVASIETLLCIEASDRMDVQKRYTNTNVELRAQGVGNVISSLLGGLPMTSVVVRSSANNNAGAKSKMSAIIHGVLLLISVLSIPAILNKIPLATLATVLILVGYKLAKPATFMHFWKKGKYQFVPFIATLVFVVATDLLKGVALGIIISIIFVLRGNLKRAYIFKKEQYEDGDIIHIDLAQEVSFLNKAAIKQTLSEIPENSKVIINAHDTEYIAHDVLDLIREFKETRAVDENIKVKLKGFKEAYELENTPDNSNHVTIEHYYDVAKREVVVKEVVKGE; encoded by the coding sequence ATGACAAAAAAAATCAATCTTTTTGCCAACCTTAAATCTGATTTTGCTTCGGGTTTAGTGGTTTTTTTGGTGGCTCTTCCATTGTGTTTAGGTATTGCAATGGCTTCTGGAGCTCCATTATTTTCTGGAATCATCGCTGGTGTGGTGGGTGGTATTGTCGTAGGATACTTAAGCCAGTCACATATTAGTGTATCAGGTCCAGCAGCTGGGTTAACGGCTATCATTTTAACCGCAATTACTGATTTGGGAGCTTTCGATGTATTTTTAATGTCTGTATTTATTGCTGGATTAATTCAATTAGCATTAGGATTTTTAAAAGCTGGAAGTATATCGAACTATTTTCCAACAAACGTAATTGAAGGAATGTTAGCTGGTATTGGAATTATCATCATCTTAAAACAAATTCCTCACGCTTTTGGTTACGATGCCGATTTTGAGGGAGATCAGGCATTTATACAAAATGATGGGAGTAACTCTTTTTCATTTTTGTTTGATGTTTTAAATCACATTCAATTAGGGGCAGTTGTAGTTTCACTAATTTCCTTCGTGATATTGCTTTCGTGGGAGAAAGTACCATTTTTAAAAAGAATAAAATTAGTTCCTGGTGCACTAGTTGCAGTTATTGCTGGAGTTGTTTTAAACGAAATATTTGTGTCAACAGGAAGCACTTTGGCAATTGCAAAAGAACATTTGGTTTCTTTGCCAGTTCCAAAATCTTTTGATGATTTTAAATCAATTATAATTATGCCAAACTTTGCTTCGGTTACAAATCCGCAGGTTTGGGTAGTTGCTGTTACAATTGCCATTGTCGCTTCTATTGAAACACTTTTATGTATTGAAGCTTCTGATAGAATGGATGTTCAAAAACGATACACAAATACAAATGTTGAACTTAGAGCGCAGGGTGTTGGTAACGTAATAAGTTCTCTTTTAGGAGGTCTTCCAATGACATCTGTTGTTGTTCGTTCATCAGCAAATAATAATGCAGGCGCAAAATCTAAAATGTCTGCCATTATACATGGTGTCCTTTTATTAATAAGTGTATTATCTATTCCGGCCATTTTAAACAAAATTCCATTGGCAACTTTGGCAACGGTTTTAATTTTGGTGGGTTATAAATTGGCAAAACCAGCAACTTTTATGCATTTCTGGAAAAAGGGGAAATACCAGTTTGTTCCTTTTATTGCAACTTTGGTCTTTGTTGTTGCGACAGATTTGCTAAAAGGTGTTGCGTTAGGAATAATCATAAGTATCATTTTTGTTTTGAGAGGAAACTTAAAAAGAGCATATATCTTTAAAAAGGAACAATACGAAGATGGCGATATTATTCACATCGATTTAGCGCAGGAAGTTTCGTTTTTAAATAAAGCTGCGATTAAGCAAACTTTGAGTGAAATTCCTGAAAATTCAAAAGTAATTATCAATGCGCACGACACGGAGTATATTGCACATGACGTTTTGGATTTAATTCGTGAATTTAAAGAAACCAGAGCAGTTGATGAAAATATTAAAGTGAAACTGAAAGGTTTTAAAGAAGCATACGAATTAGAAAACACGCCTGATAATAGTAATCATGTTACTATAGAACACTATTATGATGTGGCGAAAAGAGAAGTAGTTGTAAAAGAAGTTGTTAAAGGAGAATAA
- a CDS encoding Dps family protein, with product MKTNILGLPVKESELLVQELNVLLSNFQVYYQNLRGIHWNIRGKRFFDLHVKFEELYTDAQLKIDMIAERVLTIGGTPLHTFEDYIKNNKLTVGKNISNDEKAVHLIVNSLSDLLKIEREILNKSDEISDEGTNSMMSDFIAEQEKTIWMMNAWLEETL from the coding sequence ATGAAAACAAATATTTTAGGATTACCTGTAAAAGAATCAGAATTATTAGTGCAAGAGCTGAATGTACTGTTGTCAAATTTTCAAGTATATTATCAAAACTTAAGAGGGATTCACTGGAACATTCGTGGAAAACGTTTTTTTGACTTACACGTAAAATTCGAAGAGTTATATACAGATGCACAATTAAAAATAGATATGATAGCTGAAAGAGTTCTGACAATTGGAGGAACGCCGCTGCACACTTTTGAAGACTATATTAAAAATAATAAATTAACTGTTGGAAAGAATATTTCTAATGACGAAAAAGCCGTTCATTTAATTGTTAATTCCTTATCAGATCTGCTGAAAATTGAAAGAGAAATATTAAACAAATCTGACGAAATTAGTGATGAAGGTACTAATTCTATGATGAGCGACTTTATTGCGGAGCAGGAAAAAACGATTTGGATGATGAATGCTTGGTTAGAAGAGACTCTTTAA
- a CDS encoding LysR substrate-binding domain-containing protein, which yields MTITQLQYVLAVAEHKNFTLAAEKCFVTQPTLSMQIQKIEEELNILIFDRSKKPIQLTDIGQKIVNQAKNIVNEADRIKDIVEQQKGFIGGEFRLGIIPTIMPTLLPMFLNNFIKKYPKVKLLIEELNTDEIIVKLKNGHLDAAIAATPLEDEKIKEIVLYFEPFVAYIPEHHASFQKEEIEVADLNLNEILLLQDGHCFRDGILNLCKNGSDIDQTNFQIQSGSFETLIKLADEGLGTTLLPYLHTLDLKDSDKLKLRNFKEPKPAREVSLIYPKSELKMQIIDAIRSTIAGVVKGAIVFQNVQIISPLQKKA from the coding sequence ATGACTATAACTCAATTACAATATGTGTTAGCAGTTGCTGAGCATAAAAACTTCACACTTGCTGCTGAAAAGTGCTTTGTAACGCAGCCAACCTTAAGTATGCAAATACAAAAGATTGAAGAAGAACTTAATATTTTAATTTTTGACAGAAGTAAAAAACCTATTCAGCTTACCGACATTGGTCAAAAAATAGTGAATCAGGCCAAAAATATTGTAAACGAAGCCGATCGTATAAAAGATATTGTAGAACAGCAGAAAGGCTTTATTGGCGGAGAATTTCGTTTAGGAATTATTCCGACTATTATGCCTACTCTTTTACCAATGTTTTTGAATAATTTCATTAAAAAATATCCAAAAGTAAAACTCTTAATCGAAGAGCTTAATACTGACGAAATTATTGTAAAGCTAAAAAACGGACATCTGGATGCTGCAATTGCCGCAACTCCGTTAGAAGATGAAAAAATTAAAGAAATAGTTTTATACTTCGAACCATTTGTGGCTTATATCCCTGAGCATCACGCTAGTTTTCAAAAAGAAGAAATCGAAGTTGCCGACTTGAATTTAAATGAAATCCTTCTTTTACAAGATGGACATTGTTTTAGAGACGGAATTTTAAATTTATGCAAAAATGGTTCCGACATCGATCAGACTAATTTTCAGATTCAAAGCGGTAGTTTTGAAACTCTGATTAAATTAGCAGACGAAGGCCTTGGTACAACTTTACTTCCGTACTTGCACACCTTAGACTTAAAAGATTCCGACAAACTGAAACTACGTAATTTTAAGGAACCAAAACCTGCTCGTGAGGTAAGTTTAATTTACCCTAAGAGCGAATTAAAAATGCAAATCATTGACGCAATCAGATCTACAATTGCCGGCGTTGTAAAAGGTGCAATTGTTTTTCAGAATGTTCAAATCATAAGTCCGCTTCAAAAGAAAGCATAA
- the mnmD gene encoding tRNA (5-methylaminomethyl-2-thiouridine)(34)-methyltransferase MnmD, whose protein sequence is MKREIIKTLDGSTTIRLPEWDECYHSKHGAIQEAKHVFIKNGLDLFEQSINILEIGFGTGLNAFITFLEAVRKNQNIDYVGVEAYPVDADEILEMNYAEELEALEFENIFEKMHKSEWDKKVEICDLFSLTKRKQFFHEINDFEIFDLIYFDAFGYRVQPELWSTEIFQKMYDSLKPNGVLVTYAARGVVKRSMIEVGFTVEKLAGPPGKREMFRAFKKV, encoded by the coding sequence ATGAAAAGGGAAATAATTAAAACGCTAGACGGCTCAACTACAATTCGTTTGCCTGAATGGGATGAATGTTATCATTCTAAACATGGTGCCATTCAAGAAGCAAAACATGTATTTATTAAAAATGGACTTGATTTATTTGAGCAGTCAATAAATATATTAGAAATAGGTTTTGGAACGGGTTTAAATGCATTTATTACTTTTTTAGAAGCTGTTCGTAAAAATCAAAATATTGATTACGTTGGAGTAGAAGCTTACCCAGTGGATGCCGATGAAATTTTGGAAATGAATTATGCCGAAGAACTGGAAGCATTGGAATTTGAGAACATTTTTGAAAAAATGCATAAAAGTGAATGGGATAAAAAAGTAGAAATTTGCGATCTGTTCTCGTTAACCAAAAGGAAACAATTTTTTCACGAAATAAACGATTTTGAAATTTTTGATTTGATTTACTTTGATGCCTTCGGATATAGAGTACAGCCGGAGCTTTGGAGTACTGAAATTTTTCAGAAAATGTACGATAGTTTAAAGCCAAACGGTGTTCTTGTAACTTACGCAGCGCGTGGAGTTGTTAAAAGAAGCATGATCGAAGTTGGGTTTACAGTAGAAAAATTGGCAGGGCCTCCAGGGAAAAGAGAAATGTTTCGAGCTTTTAAAAAGGTTTAA
- a CDS encoding branched-chain amino acid aminotransferase, whose protein sequence is MSTTQTSKIEIIKAASTKINEVDFDNLSFGAVFTDHLFECDFKNGQWQNPVIKPYAPILMDPSSKVFHYGQAIFEGMKAYKDDNNDVWLFRPDENFNRFNKSAVRMAMPEVPEAVFMDGLNELLKLDKDWIQRGNGASMYIRPFMIATGPGVIANPSDEYKFMILLSPAKAYYGGEVKVIIAEHYSRAANGGIGAAKAAGNYAAQFYPTNLANKDGFQQVIWTDDATHTKLEEAGTMNVFFRINDTLLTAPTSERILDGVTRKSLIAMAEKEGLKVEVRPVIVSELVEAAKNGSLKEIFGAGTAAVISVIKGFSYKDEYFEMDPIENSYASFLKEKLTSLQNKLSEDTYGWTVKVQ, encoded by the coding sequence ATGAGTACAACTCAAACAAGCAAAATTGAAATCATAAAAGCTGCTTCTACAAAAATAAACGAGGTAGATTTTGACAACTTAAGTTTTGGCGCTGTATTTACAGACCATTTATTCGAATGCGATTTTAAAAACGGACAATGGCAAAATCCTGTCATTAAGCCTTATGCTCCTATTTTAATGGATCCATCTTCAAAAGTCTTCCATTATGGGCAGGCAATTTTCGAAGGAATGAAAGCTTATAAAGATGACAATAATGATGTTTGGTTGTTTAGACCAGATGAAAACTTTAACCGTTTCAATAAATCTGCTGTAAGGATGGCAATGCCAGAAGTTCCTGAAGCTGTTTTTATGGATGGTTTAAATGAATTATTGAAATTAGACAAAGACTGGATTCAGAGAGGAAACGGAGCTAGTATGTACATTCGTCCATTTATGATTGCAACAGGTCCTGGAGTTATCGCAAATCCTTCTGATGAATATAAATTTATGATTTTACTTTCTCCTGCAAAAGCATATTATGGAGGCGAAGTAAAAGTTATTATTGCTGAACATTACAGTAGAGCCGCGAATGGTGGAATTGGTGCTGCAAAAGCTGCCGGAAACTATGCCGCTCAATTTTACCCAACTAACTTGGCAAACAAAGATGGTTTCCAACAAGTTATCTGGACAGATGATGCAACGCACACAAAATTAGAAGAAGCGGGAACAATGAACGTTTTCTTCAGAATCAACGATACTTTATTAACAGCTCCAACAAGCGAAAGAATTTTAGATGGTGTTACCAGAAAAAGTTTGATCGCAATGGCTGAAAAAGAAGGTCTCAAAGTAGAAGTTCGTCCAGTAATTGTATCAGAATTAGTTGAAGCCGCTAAAAACGGATCTTTAAAAGAAATTTTTGGAGCTGGAACTGCCGCAGTTATCAGCGTAATCAAAGGATTCTCTTATAAGGATGAATATTTTGAAATGGATCCGATTGAGAATTCTTATGCTTCTTTCTTAAAAGAAAAACTAACAAGTCTTCAAAACAAACTTTCTGAAGATACTTATGGATGGACAGTTAAAGTTCAATAA
- a CDS encoding pyrophosphohydrolase domain-containing protein, whose product MKKQLDAVTEFHTAFKIGHSATPLADVGSEKKLLRYNLMKEENEEYYEAVQNNDLVEIADALGDMMYILCGTIIEHGLQDKIEAVFDEIQRSNMSKLGEDGKPIYREDGKVMKGPNYFKPDFSKLL is encoded by the coding sequence ATGAAAAAACAACTTGACGCCGTAACCGAATTTCACACTGCTTTTAAAATAGGACATAGTGCAACGCCGCTTGCAGATGTTGGAAGTGAGAAAAAATTACTTCGTTACAATTTAATGAAAGAGGAAAATGAAGAATATTATGAGGCTGTTCAAAATAATGATTTAGTTGAAATTGCAGACGCACTTGGAGATATGATGTATATTTTGTGCGGTACAATTATAGAACATGGTCTTCAGGATAAAATTGAAGCTGTTTTTGATGAAATTCAGCGCAGTAATATGAGTAAGCTTGGTGAAGATGGGAAACCAATTTATCGTGAAGACGGTAAGGTAATGAAAGGTCCAAATTATTTTAAACCTGATTTTTCGAAGCTTTTGTAA
- a CDS encoding SRPBCC family protein → MKILKYLFLFALLSLVALTVFVATQKGIFDVERSKVINSPRATVYNYLNDFRNYEDFESWSVEDPSIQMTFPNKTSGNGASFYWDGADGKGNAITLKTKEGESIDQKMKYDGTEADVRWILKDTLNGKTKVTWKGKGTMSFLFKIYTALHGGSDRVIGTIYEKSLANIDKNLDYETKTYAVKVDGVVKKTETPYIRQTFTSEIEKVNKNARIVIPKLIHFSETNGLSANGKPFIIYHTYDTKTGLAKISICLPINKEIFISSGSDILSGKLNAFDAVKTTLTGDYSHRSEAIAKTTAFINKEKITPELGWSHLEIWTLSKLDVKGSSKLMTEIYFPIKPKVEPVVTTPASSAEEPAAEPVQKKPAPAATPAPATTPAPAKEKEKEKEKEEEQSEF, encoded by the coding sequence ATGAAAATTCTTAAGTATTTATTTCTTTTTGCGTTATTAAGTCTTGTTGCCCTTACTGTCTTTGTTGCTACACAAAAAGGAATTTTTGATGTAGAAAGAAGCAAAGTAATCAATTCGCCCCGCGCAACGGTATACAATTATCTTAATGACTTTAGAAATTACGAAGATTTTGAATCTTGGTCGGTTGAAGATCCTTCAATACAAATGACGTTTCCCAACAAAACAAGCGGCAATGGCGCTTCATTTTATTGGGATGGTGCTGATGGAAAAGGAAATGCTATTACTCTTAAAACAAAAGAAGGCGAAAGTATTGACCAAAAAATGAAATACGATGGAACAGAGGCTGATGTTCGCTGGATTTTAAAAGACACTTTAAACGGAAAAACTAAAGTTACCTGGAAAGGAAAAGGAACGATGAGTTTCTTATTTAAAATATATACTGCATTACACGGAGGCTCTGATAGAGTTATTGGAACCATCTACGAAAAAAGTTTGGCAAATATTGACAAAAATTTAGATTACGAGACCAAAACTTATGCTGTCAAAGTTGACGGAGTAGTTAAGAAAACTGAAACGCCTTATATCCGCCAGACTTTTACAAGTGAAATAGAAAAAGTGAACAAAAATGCTCGAATCGTAATTCCGAAGCTTATTCATTTTAGCGAAACAAACGGCTTATCTGCAAACGGAAAACCTTTTATTATTTATCACACTTACGATACTAAAACAGGCTTAGCTAAAATTTCGATTTGTCTGCCAATCAACAAAGAGATTTTTATTAGTTCTGGAAGCGATATCCTATCTGGAAAACTAAACGCGTTTGATGCCGTTAAAACCACTCTTACTGGAGATTATTCTCATAGAAGTGAAGCCATTGCAAAAACAACTGCATTTATAAACAAAGAAAAAATTACTCCAGAACTGGGCTGGTCGCATCTTGAAATTTGGACACTTAGTAAACTGGATGTTAAAGGTTCGTCTAAATTAATGACCGAAATTTACTTTCCAATTAAACCTAAAGTAGAACCTGTCGTTACTACACCTGCATCTTCAGCAGAAGAACCAGCGGCTGAGCCAGTACAGAAAAAACCTGCTCCTGCAGCAACTCCTGCTCCTGCAACAACTCCTGCTCCTGCAAAAGAGAAAGAAAAGGAAAAAGAAAAAGAGGAAGAACAGTCAGAATTCTAA
- a CDS encoding RNA polymerase sigma factor, producing the protein MIDEKEFIKQLLNPKTQNTAFQKLLSDYQRPLYSHIRNIVLNHDDADDVLQNTFIKVFQYLKNFKGESKLFSWMYRIATNEALTFLSQKAKLSGISSEDLQNKTIDNLKADLYFDGDEIQIKLQKAIVTLPEKQQLVFKMKYFEELKYEEIAEILGTSVGALKASYHHAVKKIELYVTSN; encoded by the coding sequence TTGATAGACGAGAAGGAATTTATAAAACAATTATTAAACCCTAAAACGCAAAATACTGCGTTTCAAAAACTCCTGTCTGATTATCAGAGACCTTTGTATTCTCATATTCGAAATATTGTTTTGAATCATGATGATGCAGATGATGTCTTGCAGAATACTTTTATAAAAGTTTTTCAATATCTAAAAAACTTTAAAGGTGAAAGTAAACTTTTTTCCTGGATGTATCGTATTGCCACAAACGAAGCATTGACTTTTTTATCTCAAAAAGCAAAATTAAGCGGTATTTCATCTGAAGATCTACAGAATAAAACAATTGATAATTTAAAAGCTGATCTTTATTTTGATGGGGATGAAATTCAAATTAAACTTCAAAAAGCAATTGTAACACTTCCAGAAAAACAACAACTTGTTTTCAAAATGAAATATTTTGAAGAATTAAAATATGAAGAAATCGCAGAAATTTTAGGAACTTCTGTGGGAGCTTTAAAGGCTTCATATCATCATGCAGTAAAAAAAATCGAATTATATGTTACATCAAATTAA
- a CDS encoding sensor of ECF-type sigma factor — MKIKNILPLLLFLTSFSFFAQNGKIDEKREKIKAFKVSFLTTELELTSTEAEKFWPIYNAYDDKQFDLKHLKMKTYLRKLNDDNINNLSEKEAVTLLSQIESTDKELYSLREKYMANLKKILSAKKILKLKKSEDDFNRKLLQQYRDKAGKD, encoded by the coding sequence ATGAAAATAAAAAATATCTTACCGCTCCTGCTCTTTCTGACAAGTTTTTCATTTTTTGCGCAAAATGGAAAAATTGATGAAAAGCGTGAAAAAATTAAAGCTTTTAAAGTTTCATTTTTAACAACAGAATTAGAACTGACATCTACGGAAGCTGAAAAATTCTGGCCTATTTATAATGCTTACGACGACAAGCAATTCGACTTAAAGCATTTGAAAATGAAAACTTATCTGCGAAAATTAAACGATGACAACATCAATAATCTTTCTGAAAAAGAAGCTGTAACATTATTATCTCAAATAGAAAGCACAGACAAGGAACTGTATTCACTTAGAGAGAAATACATGGCGAATTTAAAAAAGATACTTTCAGCCAAAAAGATATTAAAGCTTAAAAAATCTGAAGACGATTTTAATCGAAAATTACTACAGCAATACCGAGATAAGGCTGGTAAAGATTAA
- a CDS encoding beta propeller repeat protein translates to MKKLALFCGIFILLMSFKTFNYKTQVSYSSGFTSMTVDTLFKDRISIRAIVIDKNKVWYGADNSRFGYYDLDKKEKFEEHIYRDTLKLEFRSIAQTSKDIFLLSVANPALLYSVSKKDHKVRLVYKEINPKVFYDSMQFWNDKEGIAIGDPTEDTFSIIVTRDGGETWTKLLSDKLPTNATGEAAFAASNTNIVIKGNDTWLVSGGKKARVFYSPDKAKTWKVIETPIVQGKEMTGIFTADFYDSKHGFIAGGDYDLPQKKSDNKAFTEDGGKTWKLIGQNLGFGYASCVQYVPGGSGREIICVGSEGIQYSQNGGENWTQLSTDSSLFTIRFVNRNTAIAAGHNKVVRLNFK, encoded by the coding sequence ATGAAAAAACTAGCTTTATTTTGTGGTATTTTTATTTTATTGATGTCTTTTAAAACATTTAATTATAAAACACAAGTTTCTTACAGCAGCGGTTTTACATCAATGACAGTAGACACTTTATTTAAAGATAGAATTAGTATAAGAGCAATTGTAATAGATAAAAATAAAGTTTGGTACGGCGCTGATAATTCGCGTTTTGGATATTACGATCTCGATAAAAAGGAAAAATTTGAAGAGCATATTTATCGCGATACGCTTAAATTAGAATTTAGAAGCATTGCCCAGACTTCTAAAGATATTTTTCTGCTTAGCGTTGCAAATCCTGCTTTGCTTTATTCAGTTTCAAAAAAAGATCATAAAGTTAGATTAGTATACAAAGAAATTAATCCGAAGGTTTTTTATGATAGCATGCAGTTTTGGAATGATAAAGAAGGAATTGCAATTGGTGATCCAACTGAAGATACTTTCTCTATTATTGTTACGCGTGACGGCGGAGAAACGTGGACTAAATTATTGTCTGATAAACTACCGACAAATGCAACCGGCGAAGCTGCTTTTGCTGCAAGTAATACGAATATCGTAATAAAAGGAAATGATACCTGGCTGGTTTCTGGTGGAAAAAAAGCACGTGTTTTTTATTCTCCGGATAAAGCAAAAACATGGAAAGTAATTGAAACCCCGATCGTTCAAGGTAAAGAAATGACAGGAATTTTCACTGCTGATTTTTACGATTCTAAACACGGATTTATTGCAGGCGGTGATTATGATCTTCCTCAAAAAAAGTCAGATAATAAAGCTTTTACAGAAGATGGAGGTAAAACTTGGAAACTGATAGGTCAGAATTTAGGTTTTGGTTATGCGTCATGCGTACAGTACGTGCCAGGAGGAAGCGGCAGAGAGATTATTTGTGTAGGCTCTGAAGGAATACAATACTCTCAAAATGGAGGCGAAAACTGGACACAGCTGTCTACAGATTCAAGTTTATTTACCATTCGATTCGTTAATAGAAATACTGCAATAGCCGCTGGTCACAATAAAGTAGTTCGATTAAACTTTAAATAA